From the Patagioenas fasciata isolate bPatFas1 chromosome Z, bPatFas1.hap1, whole genome shotgun sequence genome, one window contains:
- the KLF9 gene encoding Krueppel-like factor 9, which yields MSAVAYVDFVAAQCLVSISNRSAVPEAARLKVPGEGEAARELRDPRDAWKDYCALLAIAKSLLELNKYRPLPTPSVCSDSVESPDEDAGSDSDAATEPGSSPPRSPPPGPPPCLRAAGAAPKGKLAAEKRHKCPYSGCGKVYGKSSHLKAHYRVHTGERPFPCTWPDCLKKFSRSDELTRHYRTHTGEKQFRCPLCEKRFMRSDHLTKHARRHTEFHPSMIKRSKKSSSSSAL from the exons ATGTCGGCCGTCGCCTACGTGGACTTCGTGGCGGCGCAGTGCCTGGTCTCTATCTCCAACCGCTCCGCCGTGCCCGAGGCGGCGCGGCTGAAGGTGCCGGGCGAGGGAGAGGCGGCCCGGGAGCTGCGCGACCCCCGCGACGCCTGGAAGGACTATTGCGCCCTGCTGGCCATCGCCAAGAGCCTGCTGGAGCTGAACAAGTACCGGCCGCTGCCCACCCCCTCCGTCTGCAGCGACAGCGTGGAGAGCCCCGACGAGGACGCGGGCTCCGACAGCGACGCGGCCACCGAGCCGGGCTCCAGCCCGCCCCGCAGCCCTCCGCCGGGGCCGCCCCCCTGCCTGcgcgccgccggggccgcccccaAGGGGAAGCTGGCTGCCGAGAAGCGGCACAAGTGCCCCTACAGCGGCTGCGGCAAGGTCTACGGCAAGTCCTCCCACCTCAAGGCGCACTACCGGGTGCACACAg GTGAGCGACCATTCCCCTGCACATGGCCTGACTGCCTTAAAAAGTTCTCCCGCTCCGACGAGCTCACCCGGCACTACCGAACCCACACCGGTGAGAAACAGTTCCGCTGCCCCCTCTGCGAGAAGCGGTTCATGCGGAGCGACCACCTGACAAAGCACGCCCGCCGCCACACTGAGTTCCACCCCAGCATGATCAAGCGATCCAAGAAGTCCAGCTCCAGCAGCGCCTTGTGA